One region of Zingiber officinale cultivar Zhangliang chromosome 7B, Zo_v1.1, whole genome shotgun sequence genomic DNA includes:
- the LOC122006040 gene encoding protein DETOXIFICATION 21-like isoform X2, with the protein MDEGNERLLLSDEQGEVEEEGLRQRIWKENKKLWIVAGPAIFTRFSTFGVSFITQAFIGHVGRIELAAYALVFTVLTRFANGVLLGMASALETLCGQTFGAKEYHMLGIYLQRSWIILLCCTIFLLPIYVFTAPILRFLGQAEDIAAMAGTISLWIIPIIFSFVFSFTFQMYLQSQSKNLIISYLAAFSLGLHITLSWFTVFKLSMGVAGAMISMILAMWIPIFGQFAFVLGGGCPDTWKGFSMCALSDLWPIIKLSLSSGAMLCLELWYNTILILLTGHMKNAEVAIDALAICLNINGLEMMISLGFLSAAGVRVANELGSGSAKAAKFSIIFVVATSSSIGLVLFCVFMLVRGRVAYLFTDNVEVVREVDNLSPLLSFSILLNSIQPVLSGVAIGAGWQSVVAYVNITCYYAIGIPLGVLLGYLIGFQVKGIWIGMLLGTFVQTVVLIFITLRTDWDKQVVLAKARVKKWTVGTSEENNETARLS; encoded by the exons ATGGACGAGGGAAATGAGAGGTTGCTGCTTTCTGATGAGCAGGGCGAAGTGGAGGAAGAGGGGCTGAGGCAGAGGATATGGAAGGAGAACAAGAAGCTGTGGATCGTTGCCGGCCCGGCCATTTTCACgcgcttctccaccttcggcgtCTCCTTCATCACCCAGGCCTTCATCGGCCATGTCGGCCGCATCGAGCTCGCCGCTTATGCGCTCGTCTTCACCGTCCTCACCCGATTCGCCAATGGCGTCTTG TTGGGAATGGCAAGTGCACTTGAAACTCTCTGTGGGCAAACTTTTGGTGCAAAAGAATATCATATGCTTGGCATCTATCTTCAACGATCTTGGATTATCTTGCTTTGTTGCACAATTTTTCTTCTGCCCATTTATGTCTTTACAGCTCCGATCCTTAGATTCCTTGGGCAAGCTGAAGATATAGCAGCGATGGCAGGGACTATCTCACTTTGGATTATTCCAATCATCTTCTCCTTTGTCTTCTCCTTCACTTTTCAAATGTATCTGCAAAGCCAAAGCAAGAACCTCATCATTTCTTATTTGGCTGCCTTTTCACTTGGTCTTCACATCACCCTCTCTTGGTTCACGGTGTTCAAGCTATCGATGGGAGTTGCTGGTGCAATGATTTCGATGATCCTAGCAATGTGGATTCCCATATTTGGTCAGTTTGCATTTGTCTTGGGTGGTGGTTGCCCAGATACATGGAAGGGCTTCTCAATGTGTGCTCTCAGTGACCTGTGGCCAATCATAAAACTGTCATTATCTTCTGGAGCCATGTTATG CTTGGAGCTTTGGTACAATACCATATTGATATTATTAACAGGACATATGAAAAATGCTGAGGTTGCAATTGATGCTCTTGCTATATG CTTAAACATCAATGGTTTGGAaatgatgatttctctaggtttctTGTCTGCAGCAGG AGTTCGCGTGGCCAATGAGCTTGGTTCGGGAAGCGCTAAAGCAGCAAAGTTTTCAATCATTTTCGTTGTAGCTACTTCGTCGTCTATAGGACTGGTTCTATTTTGTGTGTTCATGCTGGTTCGAGGCCGTGTTGCTTATTTGTTTACTGATAATGTAGAAGTTGTCAGAGAAGTGGATAATCTTTCTCCTCTATTGTCATTTTCAATCCTACTAAACAGCATCCAGCCAGTGTTGTCTG GTGTTGCAATTGGAGCTGGGTGGCAAAGTGTGGTGGCTTATGTCAATATCACTTGTTACTATGCCATAGGAATACCTTTAGGGGTACTTCTTGGGTATTTAATTGGATTTCAAGTGAAG GGCATATGGATTGGAATGCTGCTGGGGACGTTTGTTCAAACTGTTGTTCTTATATTTATCACTCTAAGAACAGATTGGGACAAGCAG GTAGTTCTTGCCAAAGCTCGCGTCAAGAAGTGGACTGTTGGAACATCAGAAGAGAACAATGAAACTGCACGGCTTAGCTGA
- the LOC122006040 gene encoding protein DETOXIFICATION 21-like isoform X3, protein MASALETLCGQTFGAKEYHMLGIYLQRSWIILLCCTIFLLPIYVFTAPILRFLGQAEDIAAMAGTISLWIIPIIFSFVFSFTFQMYLQSQSKNLIISYLAAFSLGLHITLSWFTVFKLSMGVAGAMISMILAMWIPIFGQFAFVLGGGCPDTWKGFSMCALSDLWPIIKLSLSSGAMLCLELWYNTILILLTGHMKNAEVAIDALAIWYNSRCLILSLSLCPCSRFILINSLNINGLEMMISLGFLSAAGVRVANELGSGSAKAAKFSIIFVVATSSSIGLVLFCVFMLVRGRVAYLFTDNVEVVREVDNLSPLLSFSILLNSIQPVLSGVAIGAGWQSVVAYVNITCYYAIGIPLGVLLGYLIGFQVKGIWIGMLLGTFVQTVVLIFITLRTDWDKQVVLAKARVKKWTVGTSEENNETARLS, encoded by the exons ATGGCAAGTGCACTTGAAACTCTCTGTGGGCAAACTTTTGGTGCAAAAGAATATCATATGCTTGGCATCTATCTTCAACGATCTTGGATTATCTTGCTTTGTTGCACAATTTTTCTTCTGCCCATTTATGTCTTTACAGCTCCGATCCTTAGATTCCTTGGGCAAGCTGAAGATATAGCAGCGATGGCAGGGACTATCTCACTTTGGATTATTCCAATCATCTTCTCCTTTGTCTTCTCCTTCACTTTTCAAATGTATCTGCAAAGCCAAAGCAAGAACCTCATCATTTCTTATTTGGCTGCCTTTTCACTTGGTCTTCACATCACCCTCTCTTGGTTCACGGTGTTCAAGCTATCGATGGGAGTTGCTGGTGCAATGATTTCGATGATCCTAGCAATGTGGATTCCCATATTTGGTCAGTTTGCATTTGTCTTGGGTGGTGGTTGCCCAGATACATGGAAGGGCTTCTCAATGTGTGCTCTCAGTGACCTGTGGCCAATCATAAAACTGTCATTATCTTCTGGAGCCATGTTATG CTTGGAGCTTTGGTACAATACCATATTGATATTATTAACAGGACATATGAAAAATGCTGAGGTTGCAATTGATGCTCTTGCTATATGGTATAATTCTCGATGtttaattctctctctctctctttgccCCTGCTCACGGTTCATTTTGATAAACAGCTTAAACATCAATGGTTTGGAaatgatgatttctctaggtttctTGTCTGCAGCAGG AGTTCGCGTGGCCAATGAGCTTGGTTCGGGAAGCGCTAAAGCAGCAAAGTTTTCAATCATTTTCGTTGTAGCTACTTCGTCGTCTATAGGACTGGTTCTATTTTGTGTGTTCATGCTGGTTCGAGGCCGTGTTGCTTATTTGTTTACTGATAATGTAGAAGTTGTCAGAGAAGTGGATAATCTTTCTCCTCTATTGTCATTTTCAATCCTACTAAACAGCATCCAGCCAGTGTTGTCTG GTGTTGCAATTGGAGCTGGGTGGCAAAGTGTGGTGGCTTATGTCAATATCACTTGTTACTATGCCATAGGAATACCTTTAGGGGTACTTCTTGGGTATTTAATTGGATTTCAAGTGAAG GGCATATGGATTGGAATGCTGCTGGGGACGTTTGTTCAAACTGTTGTTCTTATATTTATCACTCTAAGAACAGATTGGGACAAGCAG GTAGTTCTTGCCAAAGCTCGCGTCAAGAAGTGGACTGTTGGAACATCAGAAGAGAACAATGAAACTGCACGGCTTAGCTGA
- the LOC122006040 gene encoding protein DETOXIFICATION 21-like isoform X1 has translation MDEGNERLLLSDEQGEVEEEGLRQRIWKENKKLWIVAGPAIFTRFSTFGVSFITQAFIGHVGRIELAAYALVFTVLTRFANGVLLGMASALETLCGQTFGAKEYHMLGIYLQRSWIILLCCTIFLLPIYVFTAPILRFLGQAEDIAAMAGTISLWIIPIIFSFVFSFTFQMYLQSQSKNLIISYLAAFSLGLHITLSWFTVFKLSMGVAGAMISMILAMWIPIFGQFAFVLGGGCPDTWKGFSMCALSDLWPIIKLSLSSGAMLCLELWYNTILILLTGHMKNAEVAIDALAIWYNSRCLILSLSLCPCSRFILINSLNINGLEMMISLGFLSAAGVRVANELGSGSAKAAKFSIIFVVATSSSIGLVLFCVFMLVRGRVAYLFTDNVEVVREVDNLSPLLSFSILLNSIQPVLSGVAIGAGWQSVVAYVNITCYYAIGIPLGVLLGYLIGFQVKGIWIGMLLGTFVQTVVLIFITLRTDWDKQVVLAKARVKKWTVGTSEENNETARLS, from the exons ATGGACGAGGGAAATGAGAGGTTGCTGCTTTCTGATGAGCAGGGCGAAGTGGAGGAAGAGGGGCTGAGGCAGAGGATATGGAAGGAGAACAAGAAGCTGTGGATCGTTGCCGGCCCGGCCATTTTCACgcgcttctccaccttcggcgtCTCCTTCATCACCCAGGCCTTCATCGGCCATGTCGGCCGCATCGAGCTCGCCGCTTATGCGCTCGTCTTCACCGTCCTCACCCGATTCGCCAATGGCGTCTTG TTGGGAATGGCAAGTGCACTTGAAACTCTCTGTGGGCAAACTTTTGGTGCAAAAGAATATCATATGCTTGGCATCTATCTTCAACGATCTTGGATTATCTTGCTTTGTTGCACAATTTTTCTTCTGCCCATTTATGTCTTTACAGCTCCGATCCTTAGATTCCTTGGGCAAGCTGAAGATATAGCAGCGATGGCAGGGACTATCTCACTTTGGATTATTCCAATCATCTTCTCCTTTGTCTTCTCCTTCACTTTTCAAATGTATCTGCAAAGCCAAAGCAAGAACCTCATCATTTCTTATTTGGCTGCCTTTTCACTTGGTCTTCACATCACCCTCTCTTGGTTCACGGTGTTCAAGCTATCGATGGGAGTTGCTGGTGCAATGATTTCGATGATCCTAGCAATGTGGATTCCCATATTTGGTCAGTTTGCATTTGTCTTGGGTGGTGGTTGCCCAGATACATGGAAGGGCTTCTCAATGTGTGCTCTCAGTGACCTGTGGCCAATCATAAAACTGTCATTATCTTCTGGAGCCATGTTATG CTTGGAGCTTTGGTACAATACCATATTGATATTATTAACAGGACATATGAAAAATGCTGAGGTTGCAATTGATGCTCTTGCTATATGGTATAATTCTCGATGtttaattctctctctctctctttgccCCTGCTCACGGTTCATTTTGATAAACAGCTTAAACATCAATGGTTTGGAaatgatgatttctctaggtttctTGTCTGCAGCAGG AGTTCGCGTGGCCAATGAGCTTGGTTCGGGAAGCGCTAAAGCAGCAAAGTTTTCAATCATTTTCGTTGTAGCTACTTCGTCGTCTATAGGACTGGTTCTATTTTGTGTGTTCATGCTGGTTCGAGGCCGTGTTGCTTATTTGTTTACTGATAATGTAGAAGTTGTCAGAGAAGTGGATAATCTTTCTCCTCTATTGTCATTTTCAATCCTACTAAACAGCATCCAGCCAGTGTTGTCTG GTGTTGCAATTGGAGCTGGGTGGCAAAGTGTGGTGGCTTATGTCAATATCACTTGTTACTATGCCATAGGAATACCTTTAGGGGTACTTCTTGGGTATTTAATTGGATTTCAAGTGAAG GGCATATGGATTGGAATGCTGCTGGGGACGTTTGTTCAAACTGTTGTTCTTATATTTATCACTCTAAGAACAGATTGGGACAAGCAG GTAGTTCTTGCCAAAGCTCGCGTCAAGAAGTGGACTGTTGGAACATCAGAAGAGAACAATGAAACTGCACGGCTTAGCTGA